The genomic interval CCCGGCCTCACCCGAACGGCCGCCAGGACAGGCTGCCCGACCCGCCCGTTCCTAGCGTGAACACATGCGGGTACGCCTGCCCGGCCCCTCGCGGAGGGCAGGACCGCCGGGCGGCAGGACCGCAGGAGGAGGAGACCATGATCCTGGCCACCCTCGAACACATATCGGACGCGAAGGCGGGGGTCCCGTGACGGACGCGGAGGACCCGCCCGCACGGCGGTGCGCGAGCCGGCACTCCGGTCCGCGGGACGGAGAGGAGTGCGGGGCCCGCGCCCGTTTCCAGATCGCCTGCCACGCCCGGCCACCGCTGGTCGTGTGCCCTCAACACCTCGGTCCCGCCCTGCTGTTGGCCGAGGGTGTGCTGTGGCCGCCGGAGATCACACTCGTGCGCTGACCGCCCCGTGGGGAGCGTGGGCCGCGCTCAGCCCTTCGTCAGGGTGATGTCCTGCTGCTGGGCCGCGTGGAAGCGGGGCAGCGGGAGACCGCTCTGGAGGCTGAGTTCCATGAGGGTGGCCTCGACGTGGATCGCACCCGGTTCGAGCGCGCCCGAGGTGACCTTGCCCGTGTTCTCCCAGTGGTGCTCCACGCCGTCGCACTCCGCGCGGGTTCCGCCGATGCCGTATCGCTCCGACGAGGAGCGCCCGTCCACGGAGGAGCTCACGAACACGGGGCCCGTACCGCCGGTGCAGCGGTAGGTGCCGGACAGGGTCACGGTGCCGTCCTCGGCGATACGGCCGACGGGGTCGACGGTGACGGTCTCGGACGGGTCGGCGCTCGCGGGCAGTGCGGGGGCGGCCAGCAGGAACAGCGCGGCACCGGCAGCGGCGGTGAGAGCGAGGCGAACAGGCATGGGGGGTACCTCCCGGATGATGGAGTGAGAGCCTCCACTGCTACCGGGTACACGCCCGGACAGCCGTGACCGTCACTCCTTCGGTGGCGAGTCCGCACCGAGCGTCGTGGAACCGTCCGAGAGTTGTCCGCGTGTTGTCACGCTTCATGTCGAGCCGTTCCGATGAGTCCGCGACGGGAGCATGGTCTACCCATACGGATACGGCCCCCACAGGGACGGTCCAACCAATGTGGAGGTGCGCCATGTGTTCTCACCAGTCTTCGTGCGCTTCGTCCGACAACACCGCCGTGCACATCGTCGCCGCCCACCCCGAGCAGGGCTGGAACCTGCTGTGCAACGGCGCGATCGTCTTCGACGACACCGGCGAGCTGCTGCCCGACGGCCGCGTCGTCGCCCCGCACCGGGTGCCGGCCGACCAGCTGGCCGTCGCCGCCTGATCTGCGCGGGGCCGTTCCCGGGTAGATCAGGACGCTACGGCAGCACAGCGAAGCCGTCGAGCTCCACCGCCGCCTGGTCGTCCCACAGCCGTACGACCTCCACGACCGCCATCGCGGGATAGTCACGGCCCGCCAACTCCCGCCAGATGCGGCCGAGTTCGCGCACATGGGCGCGGTAGGCGGCGATATCGGTGGCGTAGACGGTGACCCGGGCGAGGTCGGCGGGCGTGCCACCGGACGCTCGCAGAGCCGTCAGCAGGTTCGTGAGCGCGCGCTCGAACTGCTCGGGGAGGGTCTCCCCCACCACCTTTCCGTCGGCGTCGAGCGCGGTCTGCCCCGCGAGGAAGACCACCCGGGATCCGGTGGCGACGACCGCGTGGGAGAAGCCGGTGGGCGGGGACAGTTCGGGCGGGTTGATGCGCTCGGCGCTCACGGCACCTCCAGGTCGGCGTACAACTCCTTGGCGATGATGCCCCGTTGGACCTCGCTGGCCCCTTC from Streptomyces sp. CC0208 carries:
- a CDS encoding DUF5999 family protein; this encodes MCSHQSSCASSDNTAVHIVAAHPEQGWNLLCNGAIVFDDTGELLPDGRVVAPHRVPADQLAVAA
- a CDS encoding DUF6299 family protein; its protein translation is MPVRLALTAAAGAALFLLAAPALPASADPSETVTVDPVGRIAEDGTVTLSGTYRCTGGTGPVFVSSSVDGRSSSERYGIGGTRAECDGVEHHWENTGKVTSGALEPGAIHVEATLMELSLQSGLPLPRFHAAQQQDITLTKG
- a CDS encoding RidA family protein translates to MSAERINPPELSPPTGFSHAVVATGSRVVFLAGQTALDADGKVVGETLPEQFERALTNLLTALRASGGTPADLARVTVYATDIAAYRAHVRELGRIWRELAGRDYPAMAVVEVVRLWDDQAAVELDGFAVLP